One genomic window of Leptotrichia shahii includes the following:
- the hisS gene encoding histidine--tRNA ligase: MITALKGMKDRYSDDVKKYDAIVDASKKVFGKYGFERIITPILEETELFRRGVGDETDVVSKEMYDFKDKGERDVTMRPEGTAGVVRAYLEAGFHKSSPIVKWFYNGPMYRYEAPQKGRMREFHQTGVEMFGVRSAYLDAEIIKMGCDFLEELGITGLVVEINSLGNVESRKKYIEDLKKFMFERLDKLSEDSQKRYEKNPLRALDSKDKGDQEEFKDAPKLYDYLDEESKKYFEDTKKYLELLGVNYVVNDKLVRGLDYYSDTVFEIKSNKLGSQATVLAGGRYDRLLEILGNAKVPGIGFAAGMERIAMLMDDSIISENEEKVYVIYFDDTKEYFVKTVNKLRKNGIKVNFDYNAKSFGAQMKKANRENAEYVLILGEEERDENVITVKKFSTGEQKKYSFEEVLEILK, encoded by the coding sequence ATGATAACCGCCTTAAAAGGAATGAAAGATAGATATTCTGACGATGTGAAAAAATACGATGCGATTGTAGATGCTTCAAAAAAAGTTTTTGGAAAATATGGATTTGAGCGAATAATTACGCCGATTTTGGAAGAAACGGAGCTTTTTAGAAGAGGTGTTGGAGATGAAACTGATGTTGTTTCAAAAGAAATGTATGATTTTAAGGATAAGGGAGAAAGAGATGTTACAATGCGTCCAGAAGGGACTGCGGGAGTTGTAAGAGCATATCTTGAAGCTGGATTTCATAAGTCTTCTCCAATAGTGAAATGGTTTTACAATGGTCCAATGTACAGATACGAAGCACCGCAAAAAGGTAGAATGAGAGAATTTCATCAAACTGGAGTGGAAATGTTTGGTGTGAGAAGTGCCTATTTAGATGCAGAAATTATTAAAATGGGTTGCGATTTTCTTGAGGAGCTAGGAATTACTGGACTGGTTGTGGAAATTAACAGTTTGGGGAATGTTGAGTCGAGAAAAAAATATATTGAGGATTTGAAAAAATTTATGTTTGAAAGACTTGATAAATTGAGTGAAGATTCGCAAAAAAGATACGAGAAAAATCCTTTGAGAGCTTTGGATTCTAAGGATAAAGGCGACCAGGAAGAGTTTAAAGATGCACCAAAACTTTACGACTATTTGGATGAAGAAAGTAAAAAATATTTTGAAGATACTAAAAAATATTTGGAATTGTTGGGCGTAAATTATGTCGTGAATGATAAATTAGTTAGAGGGCTTGATTATTATTCAGACACGGTTTTTGAAATTAAATCGAATAAATTGGGGTCGCAAGCGACAGTTCTAGCGGGTGGACGATATGACAGATTGCTTGAAATATTAGGAAATGCGAAAGTTCCTGGAATTGGATTTGCCGCTGGAATGGAAAGAATTGCGATGTTAATGGACGATTCTATAATTTCTGAAAATGAAGAAAAAGTTTATGTAATTTATTTCGATGACACAAAAGAATATTTTGTGAAAACGGTAAATAAACTTAGAAAAAATGGTATTAAAGTAAATTTTGACTACAATGCAAAAAGTTTTGGAGCACAAATGAAAAAGGCAAACCGTGAAAATGCTGAATATGTGTTGATTTTAGGGGAAGAAGAACGAGATGAAAATGTGATCACGGTTAAGAAGTTTAGCACTGGAGAGCAGAAAAAATATAGTTTCGAGGAAGTTTTGGAAATTTTGAAATAA
- a CDS encoding DUF554 domain-containing protein — protein sequence MGNLVNCAAIILGSLIGFFIGHKFKEDMKNIVMECAGLFIVIVGVKSTINSKRDIIVLIYLIIGSIIGQIIDIDLKLKNFGLFLEKKFSSGKKNSEKNFKNGENEKGFAKGFSTTTILFCTGAMSIVGSINSGLTGDNTTLNIKAILDGIISIVITSLYGIGVAFSAISVFIYQGFFYLFANYLKPYLTENTISGINFLGGIMVMAIGINLLFKKEIKIANMLPALFIPIVVEIFM from the coding sequence TTGGGAAATTTGGTAAATTGCGCTGCAATTATTCTTGGAAGCTTAATTGGATTTTTTATCGGTCACAAGTTTAAAGAAGATATGAAAAATATAGTTATGGAATGTGCTGGGCTGTTTATAGTAATTGTCGGTGTGAAAAGTACGATAAATTCAAAGCGTGATATCATTGTTTTGATTTATTTGATAATTGGTTCGATAATTGGTCAAATTATTGATATTGATTTGAAATTAAAAAATTTTGGACTATTTTTAGAGAAAAAATTTAGTTCAGGTAAAAAAAATTCAGAAAAGAATTTTAAAAATGGTGAAAATGAAAAAGGTTTTGCAAAAGGATTTTCAACTACTACAATTTTATTTTGCACAGGAGCAATGTCAATTGTTGGATCGATAAATAGTGGACTCACTGGAGATAATACAACTTTGAATATAAAAGCGATTTTAGATGGAATAATTTCGATTGTAATAACATCGCTTTACGGAATTGGAGTGGCATTTTCGGCAATTTCAGTATTTATTTATCAAGGATTTTTCTATCTTTTTGCCAATTATCTAAAACCATATTTGACTGAAAATACGATTTCAGGCATAAATTTTCTTGGTGGAATAATGGTCATGGCGATTGGAATAAATCTTCTGTTTAAAAAAGAAATCAAAATTGCA